In Lates calcarifer isolate ASB-BC8 linkage group LG21, TLL_Latcal_v3, whole genome shotgun sequence, the sequence AAGTATCTATGGTTTTCATTGCCTAAATGAAGCATGCTTTATGATGATCATCTTGAGTGTTCTCTGGTTGCACTTTGTTCAGATCTGCTTCTGAATTTGTTTGTATATGGCTTTATGTTTGCATAATTGATGTACATGAATATAGCTGTAATACCTTCCTGTTCtccctcttcatttcttttattaGCATTTTGGGGTTTAGTTGcaatttttaaatgaagtgcAAACTTCATTTAATGTGTGTGATCAGATGATTAAAAGTCATATTGAAAAATAGTATCATAACCATCACAACTCCTACTAGAGCTGTTTATAAGTTCTGAGGAGCATGGTGTGTACCTGAATTAAAGCAGTACATCAGATCATGAGATGCCCTTCTAAATTATCGATATGTATCTGTCTCCTCGTGTGTAGATGCTGTGCCACTGTTTCTGAGGCTGCTTCACTCTCCTCACCAGAATGTGTGTGAGCAGGCTGTTTGGGCCTTGGGCAACATTATAGGTGAGTTGCTGTTGGTGTGAACATGGAGTGTGTTAGAAATATACACAGCTGGTCCCGAGATGACATGCACTCcctctgtttatgtgtgtgtgcacgcactcTCTCCAGGTGATGGCCCCCAGTGCAGAGACTATGTGATCAGCTTGGGTGTAGTGAAGCCCCTGCTCTCTTTCATCAGTCCCTCCATCCCCATCACCTTCCTCCGCAATGTCACCTGGGTCATGGTCAATCTGTGCCGCCACAAGGACCCTCCACCACCCATGGAGACGATCCAGGAGGTGTGTACAGTTATGTGTGCAGAGAAAGTGTTATTTGAAGcgctgtgtgtcagtgtttgtgggtGAGAAGATGGTGAGGGATCACATCCTTTTTCACTGTACTTCCAAATCCTGCAGGTTTTACAGTCTTAGCTTCATTTGGTAactctttgttttatgtgtctgtTATTTCCTAATAATTTCTCAGCTCAGAGACTGTTATTTTAGTTTGTTCAATTAATTGAGTTTATTTTTAAGTTATAGATGAATTTCCATGAAAGAAACTGATcagtttataaataaatatttattgctCATTCAGCTATTAttgtaaactttatttttcatttatgctGAATTGACATATTCTGCTTTATGCATATTTAGCTCACCTGCTATCCTCTCTGATCACTTTGCCTGTAATTAAGTCCAGGAAACTTCTGAGGTGATAATTTGGAAATAAATTAGAATTCATGGACCTGCAACATAAAGTGTTGCCCATTAGTTTGCATTTTGGAAATAAGATGTCTTAAATAGTGGATGTTAAATATTGAATATGCCGGGtgttagggggaaaaaaacgaTCTGGGCAAACAATTAGAATAAGAGAGTGCCAACTGTCTGATGATCCTCTACTGTATCTTTATAACCAGACAGACAACATTTCAATCTGACAATAATCTTCCATATAATACTGAGGACCAGTCAGACAGTAGGAAGTGCCTAATTGAAATGTTGTCACCTTTTAATAAAACCTAGTTGCGAGCTTGGAAAGTGTGTAGGCTCTCTATAATACTAAGACAGTATTGATGGCTAAATGTTCCTGTACATGCAGGtgcttacagtatgtttttcaGAAGCTACAAAACTGATTCCAGACTAAAGTATTACCTGAAGAGATAATTAGTTTTTGTGCTACAGTGGATACCTTCATGCCTCTCCTGAAACCACAAAGAAAGATGTGTGTTTATTAGCTGGTGtttgacagggagagagaggtaagGAGGATTTGTGCATCACCATCAGTGGTCTACTCAAGCTGGTAGAATGAGAGCACATTTATTATGTTGCTGTTTGGTGCAGATATTAGAGGTGGTGTAGCAGTTGTTGCAGAATAAGTGACTCTGCAGCCATCGCAGCTGTGAGCAAACCATTATGGTTTaagtttttgttgtcattttctccacataatgatttttttttcttttctaaattcTCAGATTCTGCCAGCTCTCTGCGTGCTGATCCACCACACTGATGTCAGTGTAAGTACACAGACTTAAAGCAGCATGTGGTGCATTGGCCCTATGCTATATTCCCATATGAAAGTACCTGCTAcatcatcactttctgataaaGCTTGAGCacaaagcaaaatgtatttattacaaTCTTGCTTTTGCTGCCTCCAGATCTTGGTAGACACAGTGTGGGCCCTGTCCTACCTGACGGACGCTGGGAACGAGCAGATCCAAATGGTCATCGACTCTGGCATCGTCCCTCACCTGGTCCCTCTGCTCAGTCACCAGGAGGTCAAAGTTCAGGTACGGAAAGAAGAATGGTGctgtttagttttaattaaatgcCCAATTTAGGAAAACTTGATTTTAACTATATTGCCATGTTATATCACAACATTGGATACAGTTAAGAAAGTACAAACACTACTAAAGAATCTTAAGATCTGCTCAACaagaggttgtttttgttttgttttttttctccctgtgatTACGTGCTACAACAAGCATCTTTGAATATCTAGAAAGTAGCTCTCTATAAAtaagtatttattattatcaaaacaATTTCACACTTCCTCTCCACACCCAGACTGCAGCCCTGAGGGCTGTTGGGAACATAGTGACTGGCACAGATGAACAGACCCAGGTGGTGCTCAACTGTGACGCTCTCAGCCATTTCCCTGCCCTCCTCACTCACCCAAAGGAGAAAATCAACAAGGTAAAATATtccccatcctcttcctcctctacaCACTTAAGCTTGACTGGAATCTGCTACATCGGTTGCCTGGAAGTGATGAAATCAGAGACTTGGTGCTAGTGTGAATGCTGTGTGAGAGATAATAGATGGGACAGATAGCAAACAGTAGGGCTTCACAACATGGAGAATCGTGAGGATGAAGACGACGACGAGGATCTCAGCCGCCGGCTAGTCGTAGTTAGTGAGacgggtgggggtgggggggaacTAATCTGCTTGCATGTGATTGAATGTGTAATATCATGGGCTGGTGGCCAAAGGGTGCTGAGACCATGTGTCCCTGCTGATATTGGAGTGCATCTGAGACCAGTCACTTATAAAATGAGGCCCCCCTACCCCAGCCTTTGTGACCTGGACAATGATTAGAGCCTCAAAGTCGCCCTTGCCCCACCTACAGCACTCTGTCTCGGCCAGAGGTCAATCTCTCTGAGCTGACCTCTGGATTCTGATCCAGTTTAGACACAAAAACTGTCATTCTAATAACAGTCTATACAATGTGTGTTTTCCCCGACTGATTCCCTCTCTTCGGTTGAAGACACTAAAAGTCACCCAGCTTCTCTGGTTAGAATAAACCCTATATACACTTCAGCTATGTTTAGGttaacaaactaacaaaaacagcccctcttctttctctcctgtagGAGGCAGTGTGGTTCCTGTCCAACATCACAGCAGGCAACCAGCAGCAGGTGCAGGCCGTCATTGACGCCAAGCTAGTCCCCATGATCATTCATCTGCTTGACAAGGTTTGTATCCATGTGCCCTTTTTTACGCACTATCAAGTACAAATAGATGATGCATGATGCTTTGTAGAACAAAGTGAACTAATGTCACTTACTTTGGATCTACTTTAGGGTGACTTTGGCACTCAGAAGGAAGCCGCCTGGGCCATCAGCAACCTGACAATAAGTGGGAGGAAAGATCAGGTAAGAACCTTTTCCTTTGTAGTGTTTCAGCCTGAACTGACTGAACCTTTTGTGTGCTTTAACCCTGTAATCCATCTCACACACCCAGTCCTTACCAAAGACTAATTGATCTCTGTTAACTGCTCAACAAGTCATTAACTTGAGTAAAAAAGAGCATTTCTAAGTCATGAAAAACTGTGAAGAAAAGTTATTAATCACGACTTATGTTGTGGTGAATAATTAACTCCAATGTGGGGGTTTAGTTGACTGTTTTAATTGCCAAACCACTATTGCTATTAATTATACTTATTAGTGACTCCTAATCTTTGAAGGCAAACAAGAAGATTACATCAACAAAAGCTGTAAATTTGAATTGCAGGAAATGCAGACCCTCCATTGATGAAGTATTCCTTCCTTCTCAAACTTGTCAGATCACTCATAATCAGTGCATCACTGTCTCTGCCATCCACAGGTGGCGCACCTCATCGAGAAGCAGGTGATCCCTCCATTCTGCAACCTGCTGACCGTGAAGGACGCTCAAGTTGTGCAGGTCGTCCTCGATGGCCTCAGCAATATCCTCAAAATGGCCGACGATGAGGCTGAAACTATTGCTAACCTCATTGAGGAATGTGGAGGTGAGATTCACTGatcaaacatcaacatcattGATTTTTAACTTATTAAAATCAAGCATTAAtatgcagttgaatgctaaacTGCTCTGTTTGGCCCACAGGTTTGGAAAAGGTGGAGCAACTGCAGAATCACGAAAATGAAGATATATACAAATTGGCCTACGAAATTATTGATCAATTCTTCTCATCTGATGATGTAagttatatatgtatattttaccTTTTAATTTCAGATTTAGTTTCAGTAAGTATTATTTTGGTTTAAAAGCAAAGTAACTGTCTAGTGCTGTTAGCAGCACCTGGAGAAATATTGGACTcttatttttcctttcactGGTTGGCTCATCATGTATTGAACACCTCTGGTGTTTGATCCACTTTCCTGTTAACATTGTCAATGCTGTATTGCATTGTCATTCAGATCGATGAAGACACCAGCCTGGTCCCAGAGGCCATCCAGGGCGGAACTTACGGCTTTAACTCAGCCAACGTGCCAGCCGAGGGATTCCAGTTCTAGACGGCATCTGGGGTATTCTGGAGTTTTGTTCACGATGCAGCACTCTGTTCAACATAAAAAAATtaggagagaaagagcgagagagagcgagagtgtGAGAAATTTGATCCATTGTGCTTGGCTCGTGGGATCCATGGCTGCATCTTatctgagagaaaaatgtgtggaTTTCATTTGGCATTCCAGGGGAACCAGCCCAAATGAAGTTTGAGATGGCGAGTGGGTGCGAGTGAGAATGAGTGGCTACATGttgcaaaaaagcaaaacatctACATCGAATGCGTTGAGAGACATGCCGACATAACTTCTGTGTTATTGGAGCTGTCGTCTTCGGAAAACTACttcaaatgacaacaaaaaaaactcgATGTCTGCCCGGGGAGAACCAAGGACATCCAAAAATAAGAAATCAAGAGATCTTGAAATATGacaatacaacaaaatgcaGAAATGAATATAACTATAATTATGAACTGAGATGAACCACAAACCATCACAATTCTGCGGTCCTCCGACTAGAGAGGGCGCCACCCTCAATGTGCCCCTCACCCAATCGGCCACGCTATCAgacatgtgtgtgaatggaccCATTGTGTATGAATGTCTGGACTCAGTGCTGAGGAGCCAGGTTCATCTCCTCCAAC encodes:
- the kpna4 gene encoding importin subunit alpha-3, producing the protein MADSEKLDNQRLKNFKNKGRDLETMRRQRTEVVVELRKNKRDEHLLKRRNVPHEDICEDSDVDGDFRSQNTSLEAIVQNATSDNQGVQLSAVQAARKLLSSDRNPPIDDLIKSGILPILVHCLDRDDNPSLQFEAAWALTNIASGTSEQTQAVVQSNAVPLFLRLLHSPHQNVCEQAVWALGNIIGDGPQCRDYVISLGVVKPLLSFISPSIPITFLRNVTWVMVNLCRHKDPPPPMETIQEILPALCVLIHHTDVSILVDTVWALSYLTDAGNEQIQMVIDSGIVPHLVPLLSHQEVKVQTAALRAVGNIVTGTDEQTQVVLNCDALSHFPALLTHPKEKINKEAVWFLSNITAGNQQQVQAVIDAKLVPMIIHLLDKGDFGTQKEAAWAISNLTISGRKDQVAHLIEKQVIPPFCNLLTVKDAQVVQVVLDGLSNILKMADDEAETIANLIEECGGLEKVEQLQNHENEDIYKLAYEIIDQFFSSDDIDEDTSLVPEAIQGGTYGFNSANVPAEGFQF